A portion of the Parasedimentitalea marina genome contains these proteins:
- a CDS encoding tripartite tricarboxylate transporter permease, translated as MEIFLSTITMALVVFSMTGMLVGVVAGAIPGLNGGMAMALTLPLTFYMDPVSAQGLLIGMYVGGVSGGLISGILIGIPGSPTAVMTTLDGHAMAKKGQASRALALGIGASFVGGMLGWLVLAFLSAPLAAVALKFGNFETTALVITGILLIAAVGSGSLSKALLAGALGALCSIPGLDPIDATPRLTLGIADMQSGFGLIPVILGIFAFAPILHDLLTNRTAAPQQVSTTTSLRRHFFAVLTFPGNLIRSSVIGTAIGALPGVGAAIGAIVSYSIARITSKKPETFGSGEPEGIVAAEAANNATVMGALIPMIALGIPGSAADVILIAALTLQNVQLGPLMIIDHPKEFYGIISAALIANFAMLFFMVLASRHLLIVLKMPKYILTPTILFFCMVGTLTYSNNPFELWVFFGFAAVGLIFLSSGIPLPAFIIGFVLTPIGEEAVRAAMMESRGSLMPFVTRPVPLVLLSLSLLAVLWAASQELKKRKLTA; from the coding sequence ATGGAAATTTTCCTGAGCACGATCACAATGGCGCTGGTTGTCTTTTCGATGACCGGAATGTTGGTTGGTGTGGTGGCGGGTGCAATCCCCGGCCTGAATGGCGGCATGGCCATGGCGCTGACGCTTCCTCTGACTTTTTACATGGATCCGGTTTCGGCGCAGGGCCTATTGATCGGCATGTATGTGGGCGGTGTCAGCGGTGGCCTGATATCAGGAATTCTGATTGGCATACCCGGCTCACCCACGGCCGTCATGACGACGCTGGACGGCCATGCCATGGCCAAAAAAGGTCAGGCGTCGCGCGCGCTCGCGCTTGGTATCGGCGCGTCATTTGTTGGGGGTATGCTGGGCTGGCTGGTGCTGGCCTTTCTGTCCGCGCCGCTGGCTGCGGTGGCGTTGAAATTTGGCAATTTTGAAACGACGGCGCTGGTGATTACCGGCATTCTGCTGATCGCCGCCGTGGGTTCGGGCTCATTGTCCAAAGCACTGCTTGCCGGCGCTTTGGGGGCCCTGTGCTCCATTCCGGGCCTCGACCCGATTGATGCCACGCCGCGTCTGACATTGGGCATCGCGGATATGCAAAGTGGGTTTGGTCTGATTCCGGTCATTCTGGGTATATTTGCCTTTGCCCCCATCCTGCATGACCTTCTGACAAACCGGACCGCCGCGCCGCAACAGGTGTCGACAACAACAAGCCTGAGGCGCCATTTCTTCGCGGTGCTGACCTTTCCAGGGAACCTTATCAGATCGTCAGTGATCGGCACCGCGATCGGCGCGTTGCCCGGAGTTGGCGCTGCCATCGGGGCGATTGTCTCCTATTCGATCGCCCGCATCACATCGAAAAAGCCCGAGACCTTTGGCTCGGGTGAGCCCGAAGGCATTGTCGCGGCAGAGGCCGCCAACAACGCCACCGTCATGGGCGCGCTGATCCCAATGATCGCGCTTGGCATTCCGGGCAGTGCGGCCGACGTTATCCTGATCGCCGCCCTTACATTGCAGAATGTTCAGCTGGGGCCGCTGATGATTATCGATCATCCGAAAGAATTCTACGGCATCATCTCTGCCGCCTTGATTGCCAACTTTGCCATGTTGTTCTTTATGGTGCTGGCCAGCCGCCACCTGCTGATTGTCTTGAAAATGCCCAAGTACATTCTGACTCCGACCATCTTGTTTTTCTGCATGGTCGGAACGCTGACCTATTCGAACAATCCATTCGAGCTGTGGGTGTTCTTTGGGTTTGCCGCTGTCGGTCTGATCTTTCTGTCTAGCGGGATCCCCTTGCCCGCCTTCATTATCGGCTTTGTTCTGACCCCGATCGGTGAAGAGGCCGTGCGGGCAGCGATGATGGAATCCAGAGGCAGTCTCATGCCCTTTGTCACCCGTCCTGTCCCCCTTGTTCTTCTAAGTCTGAGCCTGCTTGCCGTGTTGTGGGCGGCCAGTCAGGAACTGAAAAAACGCAAATTGACCGCCTGA
- a CDS encoding Bug family tripartite tricarboxylate transporter substrate binding protein codes for MKRFLTLICAAMMASATSVVAAGYPEKPVKLIVPAKAGGALDTVARLISVQLEETLGVPFPVVNVKGGASAIGIRQADDADQDGYTMLVTHQQMLVIGASGLLGFNPLDKFDGVGQTGLMENYLVSYKGAPFSNIPELKAYAAANPGEVNAGVNIGGLGHLVMLQIADGLGADFNYVNVPGGGAAKLKSLLGEFTHVAILGKGKFAGRDELVPLAVLADERSAAVPDTASAGEEDFPARFQLAFWWMMGKGVPAEAKSVIEQALGDIMAKESVQAEFVERGIDAPLHLNAAETSASLDEQMANYAASVSAISGN; via the coding sequence ATGAAAAGATTTCTAACTTTGATCTGCGCTGCCATGATGGCCTCGGCGACCAGTGTGGTTGCTGCCGGTTACCCCGAAAAACCAGTAAAACTGATCGTACCGGCCAAAGCCGGAGGTGCGCTGGATACAGTCGCACGTTTGATTTCCGTGCAACTTGAGGAAACGCTCGGCGTTCCCTTTCCGGTCGTGAATGTAAAAGGCGGAGCGTCCGCCATTGGTATTCGTCAGGCTGACGACGCCGATCAGGATGGCTATACCATGCTAGTCACCCATCAGCAGATGCTGGTCATCGGAGCGTCGGGATTGCTGGGTTTCAACCCGCTGGATAAATTTGACGGTGTCGGACAAACCGGTCTGATGGAAAACTATCTGGTCTCCTACAAGGGCGCACCTTTTTCAAACATCCCCGAGCTAAAGGCCTATGCGGCTGCGAACCCAGGCGAGGTTAATGCCGGGGTAAATATTGGTGGTCTTGGCCACCTTGTGATGCTGCAAATCGCCGATGGTCTGGGCGCCGATTTCAACTATGTCAATGTGCCCGGTGGCGGTGCCGCCAAGCTGAAGTCATTGCTGGGTGAATTCACTCATGTCGCGATACTCGGGAAAGGCAAATTTGCGGGTCGTGACGAACTTGTGCCATTGGCCGTTCTTGCCGACGAGCGCAGCGCCGCTGTGCCTGATACCGCCTCGGCTGGCGAGGAAGACTTTCCAGCACGCTTCCAACTCGCATTCTGGTGGATGATGGGCAAAGGCGTTCCCGCCGAAGCAAAATCGGTCATCGAACAGGCCCTTGGCGATATCATGGCCAAAGAATCCGTGCAGGCCGAATTTGTCGAGCGTGGCATCGATGCGCCTCTGCACTTGAATGCCGCCGAGACTTCGGCCTCACTGGACGAGCAAATGGCCAACTATGCAGCATCAGTATCTGCGATATCCGGCAACTGA
- a CDS encoding aldo/keto reductase, protein MSIGLGFASLGASQQLPLSDDVAENIFEAALALNITRFDTSPLYGGGQSEDRLGKLLKGQPRDSYILSTKVGRYRPYGAVLADQRNNPTDIYDYSADACLRSIEKSLERLGVDRFDIVFIHDCDRFVKEAVAGAFPALCRLRDQGVIGSIGCASNTARTHEAILNRVDLDVLMVANSYSLLTQDAGARLLPFCLRNNISVELAAPFNSGILATGPGDMTTTYRYATPDPEILDRTRRIAAICDAYGVPLKRAALQYCARHPAVERLILGLVEPDDLRCNMVDMQMKIPSELWADLAEIGVPDPIAILEKSCRPGSQNYAGRPVSKRNIQTASTAHENQKEDVGNYAKLQQHPISGE, encoded by the coding sequence ATGTCCATCGGTCTTGGATTTGCGTCCTTGGGGGCGTCCCAGCAACTGCCGCTTTCGGATGATGTCGCGGAGAATATTTTCGAGGCCGCTTTGGCATTGAACATCACCCGGTTTGACACGTCACCGCTGTATGGTGGTGGTCAATCGGAAGACCGATTGGGGAAATTGCTTAAAGGGCAACCGCGTGACAGCTACATTTTGTCAACAAAAGTTGGACGGTACCGGCCTTATGGCGCAGTGCTTGCAGACCAGCGCAACAATCCAACTGACATCTACGACTATTCGGCCGACGCATGCCTGCGATCCATAGAGAAGAGCCTGGAACGGTTGGGGGTGGACAGGTTTGACATCGTCTTCATTCACGATTGCGATCGTTTTGTAAAAGAAGCAGTGGCAGGGGCATTCCCTGCCTTGTGCCGGTTGCGGGATCAAGGCGTGATTGGCAGCATTGGCTGCGCAAGCAACACCGCAAGAACCCATGAAGCAATACTGAATCGCGTTGATCTGGATGTGCTGATGGTGGCCAACAGTTACAGCCTGCTCACTCAAGACGCGGGTGCACGATTGTTGCCTTTCTGCTTACGAAACAACATCTCGGTTGAACTGGCTGCCCCATTCAATTCCGGCATTCTGGCCACCGGTCCAGGCGACATGACGACAACGTATCGCTATGCCACTCCCGATCCTGAAATTCTGGATCGAACACGTCGGATTGCAGCGATCTGCGACGCCTACGGTGTGCCTCTCAAACGTGCTGCGCTGCAATATTGTGCACGCCACCCAGCAGTCGAACGGCTTATCCTGGGACTTGTCGAACCTGATGACCTGCGCTGCAACATGGTCGACATGCAGATGAAAATTCCGTCGGAATTATGGGCCGATTTGGCGGAAATTGGCGTGCCTGATCCGATTGCCATCTTGGAAAAGAGCTGTCGGCCAGGCTCACAGAACTATGCAGGCAGGCCTGTCTCAAAGCGAAACATTCAAACGGCATCCACCGCTCACGAAAATCAAAAAGAAGACGTAGGAAATTACGCGAAGTTGCAACAACATCCAATCTCAGGAGAGTGA
- a CDS encoding UxaA family hydrolase, which translates to MKPCVQLQANDNVANVLEAVIKNDCLSVSGHQSEDSVEALENIRCFHKVALIDIASGTDVVRDGYVIGRATRAIKRGAWVHVHNLESKRA; encoded by the coding sequence GTGAAACCCTGTGTTCAACTGCAAGCCAACGACAATGTTGCCAATGTTCTTGAAGCGGTCATCAAGAATGATTGTCTTTCCGTTAGCGGGCATCAGTCGGAAGATTCCGTCGAGGCTCTTGAAAACATTCGTTGTTTTCACAAGGTCGCGCTTATTGATATCGCATCCGGCACCGATGTCGTACGGGATGGCTATGTTATCGGTCGAGCAACGAGGGCAATCAAACGCGGCGCATGGGTTCATGTGCATAACCTTGAAAGCAAGCGCGCATGA
- a CDS encoding UxaA family hydrolase: MINISERTFQGYARATGSAGIRNRLLILNTTGLSELTARRIHAALPGSLFASTPFGGGMLGEDAQVHVDSILGLANHPNAGAVLILSADRPRCDIISNSLAKSGKPFHAIAYDDVGHDTLRMTDQGIRAGAVLSRDMSRHRPTSQPLSDLVIGLECGLSDPTSGLGANPLMGRFSDQMVAAGGTVIVGETLEWLGVEDRLAARARTPKIAEDIRQAVLRRERIAQDAGINLTGNNPNHANIESGLTTIEEKASGSSAKTGTQQISGVLKYAERPSGRGLYLMDAPSYSPESLTGFVAAGAQLMIFSTGLGNSYVSALAPTIKVSANKFTSQALPQQIDFDCSRLLSGGPWDEATARLAEHVADVASGSLTFGEILAEGSETISRFGASL, from the coding sequence GTGATCAACATTTCGGAACGAACATTTCAGGGTTATGCGCGCGCAACAGGTTCAGCTGGCATTCGCAACAGGTTGTTGATTTTGAATACAACGGGTCTGAGCGAGCTGACCGCCCGGCGAATTCATGCTGCTCTGCCAGGTTCCTTATTTGCCTCAACACCGTTTGGCGGTGGCATGCTGGGTGAGGATGCACAGGTGCATGTTGATTCAATTCTCGGTCTGGCAAACCACCCCAACGCAGGGGCTGTGCTTATCCTGAGCGCAGATCGGCCACGCTGCGATATCATCAGCAACTCACTTGCAAAAAGCGGAAAACCATTTCACGCGATCGCATATGATGATGTTGGTCACGATACGCTGCGCATGACCGATCAGGGTATTCGAGCTGGCGCGGTGCTGAGCCGAGACATGTCACGTCACCGCCCTACGTCCCAGCCTCTGTCAGACTTGGTTATTGGTCTGGAATGCGGTCTTTCCGATCCAACCTCAGGGCTTGGCGCGAACCCGCTAATGGGGCGGTTTTCCGATCAGATGGTCGCGGCAGGCGGAACAGTCATCGTCGGGGAGACACTGGAATGGCTTGGCGTTGAAGATCGGTTGGCTGCCCGTGCCAGGACGCCAAAGATCGCCGAAGACATTCGCCAAGCCGTCTTACGCCGCGAGCGTATTGCACAAGACGCCGGCATCAATTTGACGGGAAACAACCCCAATCACGCAAACATAGAGAGCGGCCTCACAACGATTGAGGAAAAGGCAAGCGGTTCATCTGCCAAGACCGGGACCCAACAAATATCCGGTGTCTTAAAGTATGCCGAACGACCATCGGGGCGCGGGCTTTACCTAATGGATGCACCTTCGTATTCGCCGGAATCTCTGACGGGATTTGTTGCAGCAGGCGCGCAGTTGATGATCTTCAGCACAGGGCTGGGAAACAGTTATGTCAGCGCATTGGCGCCGACCATCAAGGTGTCTGCCAACAAGTTCACATCACAAGCCCTCCCCCAACAAATAGATTTCGACTGTAGTCGTCTTTTGTCTGGTGGGCCGTGGGACGAAGCAACTGCGAGACTGGCCGAGCATGTCGCAGACGTCGCCTCGGGAAGCCTTACATTTGGTGAAATCCTTGCCGAGGGCTCTGAAACGATCTCCAGATTTGGAGCCTCACTGTGA
- a CDS encoding GntR family transcriptional regulator, which yields MDVRKSQHTQEDAYNTLREEAYRQFMNAMLDRKFRPGRMLSQRELAKWTGSSLASMREALKRLEGEGVVKLIPQRGVLITEVTRKDIADAYDFRILIETHAIRHYVANCDPAEVERIRAQTKEILAAIPDEKGIEHFNRCLEIDRELHRQIVAALDNSAMSDTHQKIETTMMLARLNLPAKLNAGTAAFEEHLDLLNAINSGDPEDAAASLRNHLIKARERAMEFAEL from the coding sequence ATGGATGTGAGAAAAAGCCAACATACACAAGAAGACGCATACAACACTTTGCGTGAAGAAGCTTATCGACAATTCATGAATGCGATGCTGGACCGAAAATTTCGCCCGGGCCGCATGCTCAGCCAACGTGAGCTGGCCAAGTGGACAGGAAGCTCTTTGGCCTCGATGCGCGAAGCCCTGAAACGGCTCGAAGGCGAAGGTGTTGTGAAGCTCATCCCTCAACGCGGAGTGCTCATTACCGAGGTGACTCGAAAAGATATCGCTGATGCCTATGACTTCAGAATTCTGATCGAAACGCATGCAATTCGACACTATGTTGCCAATTGTGACCCAGCCGAAGTAGAGCGCATACGTGCGCAAACCAAAGAAATTCTGGCCGCGATTCCCGACGAAAAAGGGATCGAGCATTTCAACAGATGTCTGGAAATCGATCGCGAACTTCACCGACAAATTGTAGCAGCTCTTGATAACTCGGCCATGAGCGATACGCATCAGAAAATCGAAACGACGATGATGCTGGCACGCTTGAACTTACCTGCAAAACTTAACGCTGGCACCGCTGCTTTCGAGGAACATCTTGATCTATTGAACGCGATAAATAGCGGCGATCCGGAAGACGCCGCCGCATCACTTCGCAATCACCTAATAAAGGCAAGAGAGCGCGCGATGGAGTTTGCCGAGTTGTGA